The genomic window TCATCCACACAACGGTGATTGCTTTAGGGGGGACGACACTCGAAGCGTTCAGACCCGTTTCCATATCAGTCTGAGGAGTCCTCCAGAGCGGTGGTCTCCTGGATCTCCTGTCGGGGTTTGTCTTTCCCGGTGGAGAAGGGGGACTGACATTCAGAGAGACCAGTTCTCAAGAGCTGCATGACACGCTCATAGACCGTTTATGGTTataactctctgtctctctgtctgtctttctccatctccctccatctctctcacccattgttcctctctctttttctctccagggATCATCTCGACGTTCCTCCATGTCCACCCGTTTGGAGCCAGCATCGAGTACATCTGCTCCTACTTACAGCGTCTGGACACCAAGGTagacctggcacacacacgcaaccacacacacatggataaaTACACCCACGCACAGACTGACATTCCACACCCTGTCAGGCCAGACACTAAGCTAGGAGGTAGCCCCCCACAGGGCTGACATATGGCTCTGATGCATGCCAGACTCCCACTGTGGAGCTCCCTGCTCAGGCTGGGCCTGCTGGCACCGGCATGGTCCCTTGGTGCAGATTGAATCACTGTTTATTCAGACACATAGCAGGCCTGCTCGTGGACCTATCTGTAGCTAGCTCAGCCACCCTGCCATATTAATGACTGCAGAATCTCTCACAGTCCACCGCCACAGTTGAGGGAGGGTGTCAATCTGATTTCCCCTGGCACTCTGAGACGTGTTTGAGCTGGATTTTTCAGCCTTGCCAGATAGGTTTCATTTATTGCGAAGCTTTGCTAAAACACCCATCTCTTCTGCCCCTTGAGAGGCCTCTGCCAGTTTCCTTCTGCAGGCTTCCAGGGCAGCTCCCTCAGATAATCCGGTACCATCTCACTGCCTCACAAACTGAGGCCCATAGATGAGACAGAATGAGacccctctctctggcccccTCATAACCAGGAGGACAAGTACAGAGTGATTCTGGGACAGTATTCTTTTTCCAGACAATTGAGACCTCTATTTTCTTGCCAAAACCTGTCTGGtttacgcacacacgcatgcatgcacacaaacacatgcacataaagCTTTCCTGTTGCGGCTGTGTGTTGCAGATCCACCCTCCAGAGGTGGAGGCTCTGCTGTCTCGGCTGCCCTGCACCTTCAGACAGGAGCTGACGGGGGTGGGGGCCAGCCTGGAGAAACGCTGGAGCTTCTGTGGCTTCCAGGGCATCAAGAGCACATAGAGCTGCTGGGGACGTCTCAGGAACACGGAGGACGGAGGATGGAGCGGACCCTCAGaggacggggggtggggggggacggggcgGACCCTCAGaggacggggggtgggggaggatggagcGGATCCTCAGaggacggggggtggggggggacggggcgGACCCTCAGaggacggggggtgggggaggacgggggggatcCTCAGaggacggggggtgggggaggacggGGCGGGGACATACGGGACAcacagggaggggcagagaggccaGGGATTCTGTTTTGCTGACAAGAGAACTCCAACTCATGAAGCGCTGATCTGAGCCTGCCTATGCAGAGCCCCGTGGGAGACTTCAGCCCTCTGGCGGAGTTCCTGAAGACGGCCGCCATCCCGAAGGAGCCCTGGGATTGGCTGCTTCTCTGCTACGAGGGCGGGACGCTCCACTTTTCTGAGTCGTTCATTGGCCAAGTCTGCTATCACTCTTTTTTACATAAGGAGGTTATCAGGGTCAATGGAACACTTTAAATATCCAACCCCTCTCTTACCTCTTGTTTTTAGTATTCTTGTTTTTGGTCCCTTGTTTGTAAAGTACTACATGCAAAgttaatatatttatatatatatatatatacagtatgtataggtTGTGAAATAACAAGGCAAAGTTGTTGCTTGCTGTGGCAGACACATTATGATTTCAGGTCCCATGTAAATGAAACTCAATCATAAGGGTCTCATCTAGATGAGGGTTCAGCTGTTCTGTAAGTATTCTGTGCTACATTGACTCATCATTATCTGTGTTCAATGGAGTAGAACATGCCAAACTTTGCAGATACAGACCCAGAAAGGCAATTATAATCTGTTCTATTGGAGGTTCATTACTACCGAGAACACACTGTCTGGCAATCACAGGAATGATGTTCCAGGGTGAGTAGCAGGCACATTATGAGATAGGAAGGAAGGGACTTCTAGAAAGATGTTCTAAAATCAGTTTTTGGATGTTTTTTTCACAAGGCTTTCACATGGTGCCTCCCTAATCTAGTCCATTACTGGGGACTACTCTTGTTTATAATTTATTTGGTCTTTTATGGATCATTTTGTACATCTGAAATACCATACTAGATCATTTATTTTATGTGTCATCAACTTCTACTGCTGCTCTTACTCTGTGTGTCGTTGGTTCCTGTCATTCTCTAAGAATTTACTGTATGTGAGTTTGTTGACATCCATTCATTGTCCACAATTTGCGAGGCATTTTTAGAGACATCCACTGATTCCCAGTGCCCTACACAGAGAGCTACAGATTGAATAGGTTGCAACAACCTACTGAACAAACATTATTCAATATTAAATAACTTTAAACATACTGCAGTAATCCCAGCACAGGGAGTTGTGCTGGCGCTGGTGTGATTGCGGTGCACtgaggcatcacacacacagatgggggCTGCAAGTTGCAGTGGAAATGGAATTCTAGCTCTGTTTGTGGCACACCTGCTCACAATTAGTTTACCAAGCGCAGGTTGGAATTGTTTGCTGCAATAAAAGTAACCCAAAGATGGAGCTAGCTGTGATATTCTGATGGCCTAAGTAACAGACATATCTGATGAAATGTCATTTGAATCCATTGGTTCTGCTTCTGGCTGTCGAGGGTGTCTGTTTTCATTTTTATTGTTAACACAAAATACATGGCTTTGAAAGAGAAGTGTTTAATAAAGGTGGCTTATTTTTCTAGAACGTCCCATGCATTGGTTTGTGGAGAAAGAATGGGTTCCCCAGCTATGGTGAatctaaaagtgtgtgttaaTGATTACATAAATGATTATGCTGCCCTCTACTGGAGGAATAACAGTGGAGAACTTTTCTCAAAACAGCTTCACATTGGACAAGTTAGCCAAGAGGCCCTTCCATATCAAAGGGTTTTATCCATGGTCAAAACTCACAGGTTTCTGTAATGCAGTTAACACTCAGGTTTACTTTGGGTTTAGTATTTATCTTACAGTCTTAGACATTAACAAAAGAACATTGATTATTCAAGCAATGTTTCTGTTGCTGTTTTAATACATGGAACAGCCAGGACAGTTTACATGACTAATGAGTGCAGAacagacacataaaaaaaatgctAAACCAGACCTACTGCATGGCGAATACATTTGACCAAAGTAATAAAACAAATTATAAACCAAACAATTCCATAATTTGTTTGCTGTCTCTAGCTAAAAAGTCAAGTGTAaaaattatatttatatttgacACAGATGTAGGAAGGAAAAGAACAGTCactatctgtgtctgtgtattaaATATGACAGGGAACAAAATAATATGTGaatatgttaaatgttaaaTACAAGCACCTGCATATATATTGTGAATGTACAGAATCAAATCAACAGAGCAGACATAAGGGATAATAACGTGGTCCATCCCGAGATTCTCACTTCCAACAAATCTCAGCgcccaccctgaccccctcttGTACTAATGTAGTTCTAGTGCATTTTAACACGTCATCAGAGAATAAACAGATTTGGTTGTTAATGCCCTCGTGTATCTGTCCTTGCAGGTTTGTCCTTCTCTACATGTGCTGAGCATCCATGATGTCAAGATACTTTGCCTCGATTATCTTTGGCAGCAGGTTGTTTCTGTGGAGGACAAACAATGTTCTGTTTCAACAAAAGAGGATCAATACAGCATTGCGCTGGACCTTGTGCTGACAACGCAGAACATCCCAAAAAGAAGAGCCCATCCcgtctgtgtgtccgtgtgtgcctcctccgccccctggTGGCAAGGATGACCTACCTGATGGGGATGAGCAGGATCATGAGCAATGGGAAGACCATCTTCATGTAGGGCAGCGGGTACATCCCGAAGGCACACAGGACAATCAGCTGAATCATCTGCAACCCGGTGAAGTAGTGCACCTTCCTCTGGGGCACCCGGCGGATGTAGTGGGTAGGGGGGTAGGacgtctgagggagagagggagcgatgaagagatagatggagaaagagacacagacagagatgggggagagagtgaaagagggggggagaagaggaaatagcgagagaaagagagagaggtaccatAAGCAAAAGTATTCTACAATATACATTGAAAACAACTTTACAGTTACCTTTCCGGTAGCAAGGTAGCTTTCCTGTACGTAAATACTTAGAGTAGTCTTTAGCTGTCATATTGTCTCACCTGTTCCTTTAGGAGCAGGGCCATACGGTCACACATCTGGTTGCCGTCTAAGGAGGTGGCAGCGATGTAGAGGAACAGACCGTAGAGGACTGGTTTGGGGATCCACTGCAGGGGAATGGGCAGCATGAACACTGACAGGCCAATCAGGATGTTGGCGATCAGAGAAGTGAGGCGAGTCTCCTTCACACTCACAATGCTGCAGGCCCAGACACAGAGACGGTCACTTTTCTTTTTAGATGGACTGAAGCAAATAactgcatttatgtgtgtgaaGAAATAAGGTTGTTGGTGGTTTACTCACGTTTCGTAGAGGTGTCCGTTCTCTACATGCTGCTCTACCTTGGCGAGCTGTCGGgcgtggagagaggagtgtgggaaGGCGGCATGCATCCATGGCAACCCCAGGCAGGACATGAGGATGTTGATGAAGCCTGTCAACATCAGGTCCCAGTGTAACGTTGTTCCCTTCAGCAACCTGGaggcaaggacacacacatgagcacgcgcacacattcatacacacattcaaaccaacatgtacacaaatatacacacccatacaaaattgtgcacacaaacagacaaagacaCCAGTTATAATCCCTTGTTGTGCCTCTAGCACGCTCAGAACTACAACAAGTTATAATCTCAACTTGGGGAAAACTGGGTAAAGCCTCAAACATTGCTCCCACACTTCTACTCAGCATTAAAATTCCACTGGCATATCTATGAGTAATTCCGCCCCGAAGTGTGAGTGGGCCTGAGAGTGTGCGAGGGCCTTACTTGTGTTCAGGTAcgtgggtgagagagatgacGATGTTCTGGTCGATGAAGatgagcagggccaggaggaaGCCCAGGCCTGCAGCGCTGAGCGTGTTCCAGCCTGTCAGCTTGTTGAAGGGGGCGAAGTTGAACACGGGGCCGTTGTGGACATTGAACACAGGAACTGTAGTAGAGGTCGTCAGTATCCACAGGCACGCCTTCATTTTAGTCGTGATTATTCCACACCATCTAAGTCATGTCTAaggctttgacaaatatgttcttACGTTCTATGTCGAGGAACAGGTAGGAGCCGATGAAGGAGCAAACTAGCACAGAGATGGGCAGGGCGCAGTCCGACACCACCTCTCTCACTTTGCCATTCAGATAGGGGCTGTGTGCAGGAAACCACCAGAGAAATGTCAACCAAAGCTCATACTATATCCAAACAATTACAGTAGAGCTCCGAACCACATTGTCTTTGGATAGATATTGaagtatctgctaaatgaatacaggaCATTGTGGCAGACAATGTTGGGCAACCTACCTCCTTTTAATGAGGTAGAGggcataccccagccacagggTCCCCAGCATGAGCAGGAGACAGAGAACAGGCCTCTCTCTGGTACACAGCACCAGGGTCTtgggcaggaacacagacacatgctctACCAGGGGCCCCGTTCCATTACCAAGCAAGGGCCCTGTTCCATTACCAGCGTGAGCAGCCTTCTCGAGCAGCTCCTGGATCTGCTGAAGCACTGCTGTGCCGTTGACTGTGGCCAGAGTAGGATCGTGGTAGAAGTGCTTAAAGACTGGAagtgaggaggaagggatggggcgTGGGGCGTTGAGAAGGAAAACAAATGTGGAGTTAGTTAGATAAAAATACGTTTGTAATTAGACCAAGGTTGAAGGACGCACTCTCCCTCCCGCATAGCCTTGACATACTTAAGGAATACCCTCCAGATGTAAACAGAGCTGAGGAACATGGGGACAGCGTGTGGACATTATAAGGGTGTCAGGTCCCTCAGTGCCCCAAGGAGAGCCTGTTTGATGGCAGCCGTTGCACGCCTGTAAAGACTATATGATGGATATTCGCTAGCTTACCAAGACATTTGACAGGCAGCTTGTTTAAACATTCCCCTGCATTAAGCTCAGATGGTACACTGGAAGAAGCAAACCTCGGAATACAATGTAGTGTAAATGTAATCCACCTCCTCCGCTCAACTCACTTTTGACGGTTCCTTTCACGGCATCCCCGACGAAAGCTATGGATATGAACAGCGCAATGACTTCCTCTGTGGAACTACCAGGAAGAGAAGCACAGTGAGCGTGTTGTGATCATTCCTGCTTTATCAGCACATTGTCCGCctcagacaaagacaaaacagggAAACTCAAGGTGAGGTGAATACAATGATTACTAAAACATACACACTGAGAGTGGAAAACAGACGAAAACAGAGTTTTAAACATATAGTTGGGTTACATTGAGcacagacaagacaaagactttaCAAATATTAAAATGTTCTAGTATAGAATCCCTAAAAAGCAtaatattatattattacattGAATATCCAACATTACTGGATATCAATACTGGCACACCAAAACTGGACTTGTTCATGTTGACATGCTTGTGTTGCATGTACCACAGTATGGTGTCTCATATTGTAAATACCACAGTATGTGATCTTTGGAaatagtgtgtgtttcagtgtgagtGGATGGTGTTTCACTGACCGTTTGAATAGCTTCATCAGCAGGCTGACGTTGAAGAGACCAcccaggatgaggaagaggctgTTCCACAGGCCGATGCAGGCGTAGAACGCTGGGAAGTCCAGATCATATTCATCGCAGATTCCTCTGACCACTGCAGCACACCACACAAAAACCACATTAGCAAAAACCACATCATCctcataaacacatgcacacatgaacacattctCAGAAATGTGGAAACCTTTCTTTAAAATGTCTTATCCTGGCTGTTTTGCATACCGCTAATGAAGATTGCCAGGGGTGCAGTGGTCAGGGGGATGACTAGAGGAGCGCCAGCAAACAGAGAGTAGATGACTCCTCCAATGCTCTGGCCAACGATGGTCTTCTGGACATCTGTCCCGAAAACGCAATTGGTTAGTTTTACATGTCACCGGATGGAAAATGACCTGCTAGAAATGTTCATAGAATTGTTTGGTACCTATCTCTCCCCTTGTGCTCTCATCATTCAGAGAACCAAAGGCTATGGCAGGAAGTAGAATGGCAATGTACAGAAAGATGGCGGTGGTGGTGTACTTCAACAGGGAGCGGTCTTTCCCAACAATACCTGTATGAAACAATTAGCTTATCACTTTATATTACTCAGACATATTTTAACATCACTGAGGTAGCAGCTGAACATTGAAAAGGTATGTATTGCACCAATGGGCACATTTATTTTTGAAAACATCATTTGAGAATGGTTTAACGTACCGTCTGTGAAGTctgaggggtagagggggagtCTTCGACGGAGATCCTCATAGATTCCCCTGCCAGCTTTAAAGAAGTCTAGACACTGGAGAGTTACAGGCAGGCGTTAGTCTAAATGACAGGTATGTATGCTGGTCAGATGGAGAAAGGCTTTGAAGAACCACAGTGGATTCAACCGGGAGCCCCAACACATGAGCAAATACTCTCAGAAAAATCCCTATGTTCAGGACGGCTGCCTGGTTGTACAATGTTCAAGATGAAGGCGTGTTTCTGTTGTGTAACTACAACGTAATATGATTTTTCCAATAGCATTGTCCTTCCTCTTCTTGGCAAGTGTTTTAGTGTTGTTTTGGTGTTTCCACTCACTAAgctgagatgtttccctgtaattaaatacttgtatCATCTTAAGAGCCCGCATGCTGTTAGGCTGCCAGGCAACTACAACAGTCTTGGCCGACATTTTAAATGTGAAGTCCAGCTGCTCCTCATTGTCTTGTAGTGGGTAATAGAATCTGGCTGAAGTCACGTTTCTCAGTGGAGCTTCTCTTTATATGCCTGGATGGAACAGGAACTAAGAGGGTGGGCTTTACATGTGTAGAAACAGCTTCAGAGAAACTTAGTCCCCCAAAAATACAGCCTGTGATTCAGTTTACTGTAACAAAAGCACAATTTCTGAATCAATTAACAAATAATTTTAATATACATGAGTATTTAGCCATGTCAGCCAGCATTGGTTGTTGATATTGATACCTGAAGAGGTTTGTTGCTGCCCATGTCTGCATCCTCGGTGGCTGGTTTCTCACAGGCGATGGAAAGTTGCTGCCTCTGGTACACCAGTTCCTGTTTGAACTCTTCCTGGGTCTTGGTTTGCAGAAGCTTCTGTCTGAAGGAGATGTCTGAGAACATGGTGGCGAACGTCCTGCCCAGCTCAATGGCTGTTTTAGTGCTTttctgcaacaacaaaaaaggtaAGATGATTAGGTAATTTTAAAGTGTTTGATGGATGTTTAGGTGTATTTCTGTGAGATCTTTGAGAAGTTTAACTCTGGTTTGAATGGTGTTGGGACTGGTAACCCATGGTTACACATCTGGTTGGTCAGAGGAGGATGTTAGGGGTCACCGTTCTGGGTGGAGCGAGGATGAGGATGACGTAGCGAGCTTCACGGCAGTTCACCCCCCAGTTCTGCGGGCGTTCTAGACGGGCGATGCACACCTGACGCCTCTGGAGGCTGCGCACGTTGGagctggacagacaggcagacaagaagATTCTcaggcaagcagacagccaGCCAAGAAGGTAgtggggcaggcagacagacagtcagatggACAGACATGGTCTAACTATTTGGGTATTAAGAATCAAGGAAATTACATTATTGTATAAGTTATAAGCGACCCTCTATTGACACATTGAGCCAGTTACTTACAGGATACAG from Osmerus mordax isolate fOsmMor3 chromosome 12, fOsmMor3.pri, whole genome shotgun sequence includes these protein-coding regions:
- the LOC136954223 gene encoding solute carrier family 4 member 11-like isoform X1, yielding MEAKRVLHFVPSEAPATGRSKNGYVFQEMELSPEEQEDCAEEKDSPTHKDHNVDSQNQTGLSDPDSSGFGLLNTTRKYVKPMNFQEEVRAHRDLDDFLAQAGILLDEKAATLDEVLRRMLSRVTEEQHVSCDMDEVMRSLFADAGGNEVNVHLLTETIQGVSATATGVRYQQSWLCILSNVRSLQRRQVCIARLERPQNWGVNCREARYVILILAPPRTKSTKTAIELGRTFATMFSDISFRQKLLQTKTQEEFKQELVYQRQQLSIACEKPATEDADMGSNKPLQCLDFFKAGRGIYEDLRRRLPLYPSDFTDGIVGKDRSLLKYTTTAIFLYIAILLPAIAFGSLNDESTRGEIDVQKTIVGQSIGGVIYSLFAGAPLVIPLTTAPLAIFISVVRGICDEYDLDFPAFYACIGLWNSLFLILGGLFNVSLLMKLFKRSTEEVIALFISIAFVGDAVKGTVKIFKHFYHDPTLATVNGTAVLQQIQELLEKAAHAGNGTGPLLGNGTGPLVEHVSVFLPKTLVLCTRERPVLCLLLMLGTLWLGYALYLIKRSPYLNGKVREVVSDCALPISVLVCSFIGSYLFLDIELPVFNVHNGPVFNFAPFNKLTGWNTLSAAGLGFLLALLIFIDQNIVISLTHVPEHKLLKGTTLHWDLMLTGFINILMSCLGLPWMHAAFPHSSLHARQLAKVEQHVENGHLYETIVSVKETRLTSLIANILIGLSVFMLPIPLQWIPKPVLYGLFLYIAATSLDGNQMCDRMALLLKEQTSYPPTHYIRRVPQRKVHYFTGLQMIQLIVLCAFGMYPLPYMKMVFPLLMILLIPIRNNLLPKIIEAKYLDIMDAQHM
- the LOC136954223 gene encoding solute carrier family 4 member 11-like isoform X2 gives rise to the protein MEAKRVLHFVPSEAPATGRSKNGYVFQEMELSPEEQEDCAEEKDSPTHKDHNVDSQNQTGLSDPDSSGFGLLNTTRKYVKPMNFQEEVRAHRDLDDFLAQAGILLDEKAATLDEVLRRMLSRVTEEQHVSCDMDEVMRSLFADAGGNEVNVHLLTETIQGVSATATGVRYQQSWLCILSNVRSLQRRQVCIARLERPQNWGVNCREARYVILILAPPRTKSTKTAIELGRTFATMFSDISFRQKLLQTKTQEEFKQELVYQRQQLSIACEKPATEDADMGSNKPLQCLDFFKAGRGIYEDLRRRLPLYPSDFTDGIVGKDRSLLKYTTTAIFLYIAILLPAIAFGSLNDESTRGEIDVQKTIVGQSIGGVIYSLFAGAPLVIPLTTAPLAIFISVVRGICDEYDLDFPAFYACIGLWNSLFLILGGLFNVSLLMKLFKRSTEEVIALFISIAFVGDAVKGTVKIFKHFYHDPTLATVNGTAVLQQIQELLEKAAHAGNGTGPLLGNGTGPLVEHVSVFLPKTLVLCTRERPVLCLLLMLGTLWLGYALYLIKRSPYLNGKVREVVSDCALPISVLVCSFIGSYLFLDIELPVFNVHNGPVFNFAPFNKLTGWNTLSAAGLGFLLALLIFIDQNIVISLTHVPEHKLLKGTTLHWDLMLTGFINILMSCLGLPWMHAAFPHSSLHARQLAKVEQHVENGHLYETGSPNQSSTVCSSTSLPPP